The proteins below are encoded in one region of Microbacterium pygmaeum:
- a CDS encoding sugar ABC transporter substrate-binding protein, with protein MNARIPAALAAATLVLVSLTGCSAPAASGGTIALLLPDAKTARYETFDRPVFEERVAELGDYDVLYANADQDAAKQQQQAESALANGAGVLVLDPVDGKAAVSIVASANAADVPVISYDRLIAGGDIAYYVSFDNEEVGVLQATALVEALDATGASDPGILMVNGSPTDSNASSFSEGARSVLATSDVRILAEYDTPDWSPDKAQAWTAGQISQYGDQIDGVYAANDGTASGAISAFKAAEVSPLPLVTGQDAELSAIQRIIAGEQYMTVYKALRQQAELAAEVAVALLNGEGVTAPMEVDGIPATLLDPVAVTADNVMETVIADGFWTVADICTPNYAEACAAAGIG; from the coding sequence GTGAACGCGCGCATCCCGGCCGCGCTCGCCGCGGCCACGCTCGTCCTCGTCTCGTTGACAGGGTGCTCCGCGCCGGCCGCGAGCGGAGGCACGATCGCGCTGCTCCTGCCCGACGCGAAGACCGCCCGCTACGAGACATTCGATCGTCCGGTCTTCGAGGAGCGGGTCGCCGAGCTCGGCGACTACGACGTGCTCTACGCCAACGCCGATCAGGACGCCGCCAAGCAGCAGCAGCAAGCCGAGTCGGCCCTGGCCAACGGGGCGGGCGTGCTGGTGCTCGACCCGGTGGACGGGAAGGCGGCGGTCAGCATCGTCGCGTCCGCCAACGCGGCCGACGTGCCGGTCATCTCCTACGACCGCCTCATCGCCGGCGGCGACATCGCCTACTACGTGTCCTTCGACAACGAGGAGGTGGGCGTCCTGCAGGCCACCGCGCTGGTCGAGGCGCTGGATGCCACCGGGGCGTCTGACCCCGGCATCCTCATGGTGAACGGATCTCCCACCGACAGCAACGCGTCCTCCTTCAGTGAGGGCGCCCGCAGTGTGCTGGCCACCAGCGACGTGCGCATCCTCGCCGAGTACGACACGCCCGATTGGAGCCCCGACAAGGCGCAGGCGTGGACCGCAGGTCAGATCAGCCAGTACGGCGACCAGATCGACGGCGTCTACGCCGCCAATGACGGCACTGCCAGCGGTGCGATCTCCGCCTTCAAGGCGGCCGAGGTCTCGCCTTTGCCCCTGGTCACCGGCCAGGACGCGGAGCTCTCTGCGATCCAGCGGATCATCGCGGGCGAACAGTACATGACCGTGTACAAGGCGCTCCGACAGCAGGCGGAACTGGCCGCCGAGGTCGCCGTGGCGCTGCTGAACGGCGAGGGCGTCACGGCCCCGATGGAGGTCGACGGCATCCCGGCCACGCTGTTGGACCCGGTCGCCGTGACCGCCGACAACGTGATGGAGACCGTGATCGCAGACGGTTTCTGGACGGTGGCGGACATCTGCACGCCCAACTACGCCGAGGCGTGCGCTGCCGCCGGAATCGGTTAG
- a CDS encoding ATP-binding cassette domain-containing protein, with amino-acid sequence MTGPRVGRARERVLTVRGVGKRFGAVRALTDVDFWVNEGEVVALVGDNGAGKSTLVKLLSGVHSPDTGTIEYDGEDVEITSPADAQRLGIATVFQDLALCDNLDVVANLWLGRELVEGTRLDEVDMEQRTWSLLRELSAKISSVRIPVASLSGGQRQTVAIARSLIGDPRVVILDEPTAALGVAQTAEVLNLIERLRERGHGVVLISHNMADVMAVADRVVVLRLGRNNGVYNVAEVTSATLIAAITGATDNAVTRRAAENAKPAPPAASDALITALPGSGPRRMRDLPHDGRP; translated from the coding sequence GTGACCGGACCCCGCGTCGGGCGCGCCCGCGAACGGGTCCTGACGGTACGCGGCGTGGGCAAGCGGTTCGGCGCCGTCAGGGCCCTCACGGATGTGGACTTCTGGGTCAACGAAGGCGAAGTGGTGGCCCTGGTCGGCGACAACGGCGCCGGGAAATCGACCCTGGTCAAACTGCTCTCCGGCGTGCACTCCCCCGACACCGGCACGATCGAATACGACGGGGAGGACGTGGAGATCACGAGCCCCGCCGACGCGCAGCGGCTGGGCATCGCCACCGTGTTCCAGGATCTCGCACTGTGCGACAACCTCGACGTGGTCGCCAACCTGTGGCTCGGCCGTGAGCTGGTCGAGGGGACGCGGCTGGACGAGGTCGACATGGAGCAGCGCACCTGGTCGCTGCTGCGCGAGCTGTCCGCGAAGATCTCCTCCGTGCGCATCCCGGTGGCCTCCCTCTCCGGCGGGCAGCGGCAGACCGTCGCGATCGCCCGCTCGCTGATCGGCGACCCGCGGGTGGTCATCCTCGACGAGCCCACCGCCGCACTGGGTGTCGCCCAGACCGCCGAGGTGCTGAACCTGATCGAGCGACTTCGTGAGCGCGGCCACGGCGTGGTGCTGATCAGCCACAACATGGCGGACGTGATGGCCGTCGCCGACCGCGTGGTCGTCCTGCGCCTGGGCCGCAACAACGGCGTCTACAACGTCGCCGAAGTCACCAGCGCGACCCTGATCGCCGCGATCACGGGCGCGACCGACAACGCGGTCACCCGTCGAGCGGCCGAGAACGCCAAGCCCGCCCCGCCCGCCGCGTCGGATGCGTTGATCACCGCCCTGCCCGGTTCCGGACCCCGCCGGATGCGCGACCTCCCCCACGACGGCCGGCCGTGA
- a CDS encoding sugar ABC transporter substrate-binding protein — protein sequence MAALAGAAALLLAGCSGSSGGTPTEGGDAGGDSAGRACVILPDAASSPRWENFDRKYLQEGLEGAGFEVDIQNAQGDVAKYGTLADAQLTQGCGVMLLVDYQGAAESVAAKAKAEGIPVIAYDRPFSGADYYVSFDNVKVGELEGQTVLDGLEAAGKDPATATVVYMGGDPTDGNAAMFHDGAVQVMEDAGVKAAAEPPGVWDQAKSQTNFEQALTSLGGKVDGVWVANDTNAAGVIKVLQDNNLTGVAVSGQDANVAGLQNILLGWQTATVYKPVKDEASAAVDVAIALLSGDEVSADAELDDGTPYIQVTPVLVGQDKVKDVVAAGDAAYDDVCTPDVMAACEEFGVVAP from the coding sequence GTGGCAGCCCTCGCAGGCGCTGCCGCGTTGCTGCTGGCCGGATGTTCCGGCTCCAGCGGCGGAACCCCCACTGAGGGCGGCGACGCGGGCGGCGATTCCGCCGGTCGCGCATGCGTGATCCTGCCCGACGCGGCATCCTCCCCCCGCTGGGAGAACTTCGACCGCAAGTACCTCCAGGAGGGTCTCGAGGGCGCCGGCTTCGAGGTCGACATCCAGAACGCGCAGGGCGATGTGGCCAAGTACGGCACGCTGGCCGACGCGCAGCTCACGCAGGGCTGCGGCGTCATGCTGCTCGTCGACTACCAGGGCGCTGCGGAATCCGTAGCCGCCAAGGCGAAGGCGGAGGGCATCCCCGTGATCGCGTACGACCGCCCGTTCTCCGGGGCGGACTACTACGTCTCCTTCGACAACGTGAAGGTCGGCGAGCTCGAGGGCCAGACCGTGCTGGACGGCTTGGAGGCCGCAGGCAAGGACCCCGCAACGGCAACGGTCGTCTACATGGGCGGAGACCCGACCGACGGCAACGCCGCCATGTTCCACGACGGCGCTGTGCAGGTCATGGAGGATGCCGGAGTCAAGGCCGCGGCAGAGCCCCCGGGAGTCTGGGACCAGGCCAAGTCGCAGACCAACTTCGAGCAGGCACTGACCTCGCTCGGCGGCAAGGTCGACGGCGTCTGGGTCGCGAACGACACCAACGCAGCCGGCGTCATCAAGGTCCTGCAGGACAACAACCTCACGGGCGTTGCGGTCTCGGGTCAGGACGCGAACGTCGCGGGCCTGCAGAACATCCTGCTCGGCTGGCAGACCGCCACGGTCTACAAGCCGGTCAAGGATGAGGCATCCGCCGCCGTGGACGTGGCCATCGCGCTGCTGAGCGGCGACGAGGTCTCGGCCGACGCGGAACTGGACGACGGCACGCCGTACATCCAGGTCACCCCGGTGCTGGTCGGTCAGGACAAGGTCAAGGACGTCGTCGCCGCAGGTGACGCCGCCTACGACGACGTCTGCACCCCCGACGTCATGGCCGCGTGCGAGGAGTTCGGCGTCGTAGCTCCCTAG
- a CDS encoding class I SAM-dependent methyltransferase, with the protein MPSTYSPDALRRRPDLEAPELLASDAADRLILDESAEARAQAAAGTIVVIGDEYGALTLGAADAGATGIRTHQDSLAGERALEANAAEAGLTGFRSLPLDEPLLAGATVVLLRLPRALDALEDIAGAIAAHADPAVVVFAGGRLKHMTLGMNDVLRRHFGTLDISHARQKSRVLIARAPLGGAAPLVRAADQPAPGLDAPIAVRAFGGAFAGTGIDIGTRFLLEQLAAHGPAELDGAAGDVIDLACGTGVVAVWLALQHPSLPILATDRSAVAVASARETAAANGLADRITIVRDLALGGRADDSAQLIALNPPFHSGAAVPIAGVADPLFADAGRVLRSGGELWTVWNSALQYRPRLERLVGPTRQIARSAKFTVTVSTKR; encoded by the coding sequence GTGCCCTCGACCTATTCCCCCGATGCCCTCCGCCGCCGGCCCGACCTCGAAGCGCCCGAACTGCTCGCCTCCGACGCCGCCGACCGGCTGATCCTGGACGAGTCGGCCGAGGCCCGCGCGCAGGCCGCTGCAGGCACGATCGTCGTGATCGGAGACGAGTACGGCGCGCTGACGCTCGGAGCAGCGGATGCCGGGGCCACCGGTATCCGGACGCACCAGGACTCGCTCGCGGGCGAGCGTGCCCTCGAAGCCAACGCAGCCGAGGCCGGGTTGACGGGGTTCCGGTCCCTCCCGCTGGACGAGCCGCTCCTGGCCGGGGCAACGGTGGTGCTGCTGCGTCTGCCGCGCGCACTGGACGCGCTCGAAGACATCGCGGGGGCGATCGCCGCCCACGCCGACCCGGCGGTGGTCGTGTTCGCCGGCGGCCGGCTCAAGCACATGACGCTCGGCATGAACGACGTGCTGCGGCGCCACTTCGGCACCCTCGACATCTCGCACGCCCGCCAGAAGTCCCGCGTACTGATCGCCCGCGCACCGCTCGGGGGTGCCGCCCCCCTCGTCCGGGCCGCGGACCAGCCGGCACCAGGGCTGGATGCGCCGATCGCGGTCCGCGCCTTCGGCGGCGCCTTCGCGGGCACCGGCATCGACATCGGCACGCGGTTCCTGCTCGAGCAGCTCGCCGCGCACGGTCCGGCCGAGCTCGACGGCGCGGCGGGCGATGTCATCGACCTCGCCTGCGGCACGGGCGTCGTGGCGGTGTGGCTGGCGCTGCAGCATCCCTCCCTTCCCATCCTGGCGACCGATCGGTCGGCGGTGGCGGTCGCCTCGGCCCGCGAGACCGCTGCGGCCAACGGCCTGGCGGACCGGATCACGATCGTGCGCGACCTCGCCCTGGGCGGGCGTGCCGATGACAGCGCGCAGCTGATCGCGCTCAACCCGCCGTTCCACTCCGGCGCGGCGGTGCCGATCGCCGGTGTCGCGGATCCGCTGTTCGCCGATGCCGGCCGCGTGCTTCGCTCCGGCGGTGAGCTGTGGACGGTCTGGAACTCGGCGCTGCAGTATCGGCCGCGACTCGAGCGACTGGTCGGCCCCACGCGCCAGATCGCCCGCAGCGCGAAGTTCACCGTCACCGTTTCGACGAAGCGCTGA
- a CDS encoding ROK family transcriptional regulator, translating to MARLNAPPGSQSSLREANRARLVESLKRHGRLTQVELAGSTGLSPATVSNIVKELTASGLLHTSITSRSGRRATLVSLARQLGLVAGVHFSSRQLHISIADATRTVVSQTSLPLPLDHRHDAELDRLSILLNDMMESLGGSVGDLLAVGLALPASIDARTGMVSTPGLLRGWEGVDVAESLTERIGRPVFVDSEANLGGLAEAREGSARSVSSSVFIRVGHTISAGIVVGGDLFRGVNGKAGQIGHVTIDENGPICRCSNRGCLETYAGGPALLSLFPPSDGMQRLGDLIQAAEAGDGSSRRVIADAGRHIGIAAASLCNLFDPELIVVGGELAQAGEILMAPMRHSLDRSALAAAGGLPEIVGASFGDWAETRGAIAIALDHVTVDAEALPFSA from the coding sequence GTGGCTCGCCTGAACGCCCCCCCGGGCTCGCAGTCCTCCCTGCGGGAGGCCAACCGCGCGCGCCTGGTCGAATCGCTCAAGCGCCACGGTCGCCTCACCCAGGTCGAGCTCGCCGGCAGTACCGGGCTGTCACCCGCGACGGTGTCCAACATCGTCAAAGAGCTCACCGCATCGGGCCTGCTGCACACCTCGATCACCTCGCGCAGCGGACGTCGCGCCACACTGGTCTCCCTCGCCCGCCAGCTCGGTCTCGTCGCCGGCGTGCACTTCAGTTCCCGTCAGCTGCACATCTCCATCGCCGACGCGACGCGCACGGTGGTGAGCCAGACCTCGCTCCCCCTGCCGCTGGATCACCGTCACGACGCCGAGCTGGACCGCCTGAGCATCCTGCTCAACGACATGATGGAATCGCTCGGCGGTTCGGTGGGAGATCTGCTGGCCGTCGGCCTCGCACTGCCGGCATCCATCGATGCCCGCACCGGCATGGTCTCCACGCCCGGGCTGCTGCGCGGGTGGGAGGGGGTGGATGTCGCCGAGAGTCTCACCGAGCGCATCGGCCGGCCTGTCTTCGTCGACAGCGAAGCGAACCTGGGTGGGCTCGCCGAGGCCCGTGAGGGCAGCGCGCGTTCCGTCTCCTCGTCGGTGTTCATCCGCGTCGGCCACACGATCAGCGCCGGGATCGTCGTGGGCGGCGACCTGTTCCGCGGCGTGAACGGCAAAGCGGGGCAGATCGGTCACGTCACCATCGACGAGAACGGCCCGATCTGCCGATGCAGCAACCGCGGCTGCCTCGAGACGTACGCCGGTGGGCCGGCGCTGCTCTCGCTGTTCCCACCGAGCGATGGGATGCAGCGCCTCGGCGATCTCATCCAGGCAGCCGAGGCCGGGGACGGCAGTTCGCGCCGGGTCATCGCCGACGCGGGGCGGCACATCGGCATCGCCGCCGCCAGCCTGTGCAACCTCTTCGACCCCGAGCTCATCGTGGTCGGGGGCGAACTGGCGCAGGCGGGCGAGATCCTGATGGCGCCGATGCGCCACTCGCTGGACCGCAGCGCCCTGGCCGCCGCGGGCGGCCTGCCCGAGATCGTCGGCGCGTCCTTCGGCGACTGGGCCGAGACCCGCGGGGCGATCGCGATCGCGCTCGACCATGTGACGGTCGACGCCGAAGCCCTGCCGTTCTCGGCGTGA
- a CDS encoding sugar ABC transporter permease, with product MVLTRIRGGDLGSLPVIIGLALIWTVFQILNPVFLSSRNLVDLTMQCAAIGTIALGVVLVLLVGEIDLSVGSVSGLAGAVLAVTFVQLQWNLAFALIAAIGIGCLAGILYGFLYTRFGVPSFVITLAGLLGFLGLQLWVLGSSGSINLPDSWIVTFAQHLFLPAWASYLVVALAVAAYTWSRIRRAQRRSAADLISQSYTEIGLRAGAMLAFLLLAVWYLNLSRGVGVMFLFFLALVVVANFLLTRTRWGRSVYAVGGSEEAARRAGIRVDRVYISVFALCSSLAAVGGILAAARLGAANQSSGVGDTNLNAIAAAVIGGASLFGGRGTAFAALLGIVVIQSISSGLTLLNLDSSVRFMITGVVLVLAVIVDSLSRRTRTAAGRA from the coding sequence ATGGTGCTCACGCGCATCCGCGGCGGCGACCTGGGCTCACTGCCGGTGATCATCGGACTCGCGCTCATCTGGACGGTGTTCCAGATTCTCAACCCGGTCTTCCTCTCCAGCCGCAACCTCGTCGACCTGACGATGCAGTGCGCCGCGATCGGCACGATCGCGCTGGGCGTCGTGCTGGTGCTGCTGGTCGGCGAGATCGATCTGTCGGTCGGGTCGGTGTCCGGGCTCGCTGGGGCGGTGCTGGCGGTCACCTTCGTCCAGCTCCAGTGGAATCTCGCGTTCGCGCTGATCGCCGCGATCGGGATCGGATGCCTGGCCGGCATCCTCTACGGCTTCCTCTACACGCGCTTCGGCGTTCCGAGCTTCGTGATCACCCTCGCCGGACTCCTCGGCTTCCTGGGTCTGCAGCTGTGGGTGCTGGGCAGCAGCGGGTCGATCAACCTTCCCGATTCGTGGATCGTCACCTTCGCTCAGCACCTGTTCCTGCCTGCCTGGGCCTCGTACCTCGTGGTTGCGCTGGCGGTGGCCGCATACACGTGGTCGCGCATCCGGCGCGCGCAGCGACGGTCCGCGGCCGACCTGATCAGCCAGAGCTACACCGAGATCGGACTGCGGGCGGGTGCGATGCTGGCCTTCCTGCTTCTGGCCGTCTGGTACCTCAACCTCTCGCGCGGCGTCGGGGTGATGTTCCTGTTCTTCCTCGCACTCGTCGTCGTGGCGAACTTCCTCCTCACGCGCACCCGATGGGGGCGATCGGTCTACGCCGTCGGCGGATCCGAAGAGGCCGCTCGGCGTGCCGGCATCCGGGTCGACCGCGTCTACATCTCGGTGTTCGCGCTCTGCTCCAGCCTCGCGGCGGTCGGCGGGATACTCGCTGCCGCCCGCTTGGGCGCGGCGAACCAGAGCTCCGGCGTGGGCGATACGAACCTCAACGCGATCGCCGCCGCGGTCATCGGCGGCGCGAGCCTGTTCGGCGGCCGCGGCACGGCGTTCGCGGCGCTGCTGGGCATCGTCGTCATCCAGTCCATCTCGTCCGGGCTGACGCTGCTGAACCTCGACTCGTCGGTGCGTTTCATGATCACCGGGGTGGTCCTGGTGCTCGCCGTGATCGTGGATTCACTCTCCCGGCGGACTCGAACGGCGGCCGGGAGGGCCTGA
- a CDS encoding NYN domain-containing protein codes for MPDSQDSRVAVYLDFDNIVISWYDRVHGRNSYGRDRQRIAETPDDPEIAERLSAATIDVGAIIDYAASFGTLVLTRAYADWSSPVNAVYRSQLVARAVDLVQLFPAAAYAKNGADIRLAVDAVEDMFRLPDLTHVVIVAGDSDYVPLAQRCKRLGRYVVGVGVAGSTAKSLAAACDEFEAYDSLPGVPRVARAAAVAPASRSRAAKPKDAPAPSAEPAAEPPADAPASKTRSRRGAGKSPAKDAAADVSTEATPDAPAVEAPPAAASAPADVEASLLDALGPATPPRRTNRRATSQTVAGGTIITPQTSVSAPPEPVLAPEEPAEDPQETATRLLERALRLGHDKNDDSEWLHSSTVKGHMRRMDPSFSEKALGYRSFNDFVKARDAIAELEETGHERLVRLRDQ; via the coding sequence ATGCCCGATTCCCAGGATTCCCGCGTCGCCGTCTATCTCGACTTCGACAACATCGTCATCTCCTGGTACGACCGGGTGCACGGCCGGAACTCGTACGGACGCGACCGTCAGCGCATCGCGGAGACCCCCGACGATCCCGAGATCGCGGAGCGCCTGAGCGCCGCGACGATCGACGTCGGCGCGATCATCGACTACGCGGCATCCTTCGGCACCCTCGTGCTCACGCGCGCCTACGCCGACTGGTCCTCGCCGGTGAACGCCGTCTACCGCAGCCAGCTCGTGGCTCGCGCGGTCGATCTCGTGCAGCTGTTCCCCGCGGCGGCGTACGCCAAGAACGGCGCCGACATCCGCCTGGCCGTAGACGCGGTCGAGGACATGTTCCGCCTGCCCGACCTCACCCACGTCGTCATCGTCGCCGGAGACTCGGACTACGTGCCGCTGGCGCAGCGCTGCAAGCGGCTGGGCCGATACGTCGTCGGCGTCGGGGTCGCCGGGTCCACCGCGAAGTCGCTGGCCGCCGCCTGCGACGAGTTCGAGGCGTACGACTCGCTGCCCGGCGTCCCCCGTGTCGCCCGCGCCGCCGCCGTGGCCCCCGCGTCGCGCTCCCGCGCCGCCAAGCCGAAGGACGCGCCGGCACCGTCAGCCGAGCCGGCGGCGGAGCCGCCCGCCGACGCGCCCGCATCGAAGACGCGCAGCCGCCGCGGCGCGGGCAAGAGTCCTGCGAAGGATGCCGCGGCCGACGTGAGCACGGAGGCGACACCGGACGCGCCGGCCGTCGAGGCTCCTCCCGCCGCCGCATCCGCTCCCGCCGACGTCGAAGCGTCGCTGCTGGATGCCCTCGGTCCCGCCACCCCGCCGCGGCGCACGAACCGGCGCGCGACCTCCCAGACCGTCGCGGGCGGGACGATCATCACCCCGCAGACGTCGGTCTCCGCGCCCCCCGAGCCGGTGCTCGCCCCGGAGGAGCCGGCCGAAGACCCGCAGGAGACGGCCACCCGGCTCCTGGAACGGGCGCTGCGGCTCGGCCACGACAAGAACGACGACAGCGAGTGGCTGCACAGTTCCACGGTCAAGGGCCACATGCGACGGATGGACCCGTCCTTCAGCGAGAAGGCACTGGGCTACCGGTCGTTCAACGACTTCGTGAAGGCGCGCGACGCGATCGCCGAACTCGAGGAGACCGGCCACGAACGGCTCGTGCGCCTGCGTGATCAGTAG
- a CDS encoding sugar ABC transporter permease, which produces MSGTTTEASPSPVASDMIGSGVEGGLSDQIAAWWSRVRGGDMGVLPAVGGLIVLGGLFTLLSPFFLTERNFANLLNQAAPLVVLGMALVFVLLLGEIDLSAGVTGGVGMALFVVLASQFNIPWPIALLVGFGFGFLTGALIGFFVARIGIPSFVVTLGLFLGYQGLALVVIGPGGLFRVEVPELIALQNGNLPVWAGWVMLVVILAVSAGTSFWDRARRTRAGVPNRAISLVFIKLAVIAVLGGAFVFVLNQNRGQSVNEVSGVPIIVPVVLVILWLGTFVLDRTKFGRYIYAIGGNAEAARRSGVKVRWIKWWAFVICSSLAVAAMLFSVARVGSVDATVGRDIVLSGVAAAVVGGVSLFGGRGRLMHAAIGALVIAVITNGLGLLNLPAGINLLVTGGVLILAATVDALSRLRSGGTSRT; this is translated from the coding sequence GTGAGCGGCACAACGACTGAGGCGTCACCGAGCCCCGTTGCCAGCGACATGATCGGCAGCGGTGTCGAGGGCGGCCTGAGCGACCAGATCGCAGCCTGGTGGTCACGGGTCCGCGGCGGCGACATGGGCGTGCTCCCCGCAGTCGGCGGGCTGATCGTGCTCGGTGGCCTGTTCACGCTGCTCAGCCCGTTCTTCCTGACCGAGCGCAACTTCGCGAACCTGCTCAACCAGGCTGCCCCGCTCGTCGTGCTGGGCATGGCGCTGGTCTTCGTGCTCCTCCTCGGCGAGATCGATCTGTCCGCGGGCGTCACCGGCGGCGTGGGCATGGCTCTGTTCGTGGTGCTCGCCTCGCAGTTCAACATCCCCTGGCCGATCGCGCTGCTGGTGGGATTCGGGTTCGGGTTCCTCACCGGAGCGCTCATCGGCTTCTTCGTCGCAAGGATCGGCATCCCGTCGTTCGTGGTCACGCTGGGCCTCTTCCTCGGCTACCAGGGGCTCGCACTCGTCGTCATCGGCCCGGGTGGCCTCTTCCGCGTCGAGGTTCCCGAGCTGATCGCGCTGCAGAACGGCAACCTGCCCGTCTGGGCCGGATGGGTCATGCTCGTCGTCATCCTCGCGGTGTCTGCCGGTACCTCCTTCTGGGACCGAGCCCGCCGCACCCGGGCAGGAGTGCCGAACCGCGCGATCTCACTCGTGTTCATCAAGCTCGCGGTCATCGCGGTACTGGGCGGGGCGTTCGTGTTCGTGCTGAATCAGAACCGCGGACAGTCGGTCAACGAGGTGTCAGGCGTGCCGATCATCGTCCCGGTCGTGCTCGTGATCCTTTGGCTCGGCACGTTCGTGCTGGACCGCACGAAGTTCGGCCGGTACATCTACGCGATCGGCGGCAACGCCGAGGCCGCTCGACGCTCCGGCGTCAAGGTGCGCTGGATCAAGTGGTGGGCCTTCGTGATCTGCTCCTCGCTCGCGGTGGCGGCGATGCTGTTCAGCGTCGCGCGTGTCGGATCCGTGGATGCCACGGTCGGCCGAGACATCGTGCTCTCCGGTGTTGCCGCGGCCGTCGTCGGCGGCGTCAGCCTCTTCGGTGGACGCGGTCGCCTGATGCACGCCGCGATCGGCGCGCTGGTGATCGCGGTCATCACGAACGGCCTCGGTCTGCTCAACCTCCCGGCCGGCATCAACCTGCTGGTCACCGGCGGCGTGCTGATCCTCGCCGCGACGGTGGACGCGCTCTCGAGGCTCCGCTCCGGCGGGACATCCAGAACGTAG
- a CDS encoding ATP-binding cassette domain-containing protein — MSDTTTAQDPIIQLVGVKKSFGPVSVLKGVDLKVYPGKVTALVGDNGAGKSTLIKGLAGVQPYDEGEVLIDGVHRDLNAPRDAAALGIEVVYQDLALCDNLDIVQNMFLGREELTLGTFDEGRMEKDASDTLRSLSVRTVKSVRQKVSSLSGGQRQTVAIARAVLKKARVVILDEPTAALGVAQTEQVLNLVKRLSEQGVAVVLISHNLADVFEVADDIAVLYLGQMVAQIDVADTTRDDVVGYITGTKTMGVELIGTTTITTGGAE; from the coding sequence ATGTCAGACACGACCACTGCGCAAGACCCGATCATCCAACTGGTCGGTGTGAAGAAGTCCTTCGGTCCCGTCAGCGTCCTCAAGGGCGTCGACCTGAAGGTTTACCCCGGCAAGGTCACCGCCCTCGTGGGCGACAACGGCGCCGGAAAGTCCACGCTCATCAAGGGCCTCGCCGGCGTGCAGCCGTATGACGAGGGCGAGGTGCTCATCGACGGTGTGCACCGTGACCTGAACGCGCCGCGCGACGCGGCCGCGCTCGGCATCGAGGTCGTCTACCAGGACCTCGCGCTGTGCGACAACCTCGACATCGTCCAGAACATGTTCCTCGGCCGTGAGGAACTCACGCTGGGCACCTTCGACGAGGGTCGGATGGAGAAGGACGCCTCCGACACTCTGCGCTCGCTCTCGGTGCGCACCGTGAAGTCGGTGCGTCAGAAGGTCTCGTCCCTCTCCGGCGGCCAGCGTCAGACCGTGGCGATCGCGCGCGCCGTGCTCAAGAAGGCACGCGTCGTGATCCTCGACGAGCCGACAGCCGCCCTCGGCGTCGCCCAGACCGAGCAGGTCCTGAACCTGGTCAAGCGGCTCTCCGAGCAGGGCGTGGCGGTCGTCCTCATCAGTCACAACCTCGCAGACGTCTTCGAGGTGGCCGACGACATCGCCGTCCTGTATCTCGGCCAGATGGTGGCGCAGATCGACGTCGCCGACACCACGCGCGACGACGTCGTGGGCTACATCACCGGCACCAAGACCATGGGAGTCGAACTGATCGGCACCACCACGATCACTACGGGAGGCGCAGAGTGA